The sequence AATCCTTTGTGCTTGTTATTATATCTGCATCCAATCTCAGTATGCCTGAAGTGAATCCTCTTTGGTTTACCTCTTCTAATGATTCTGATTCCCTTAATAACTCCATAAAGGCATCTATATCTTTATATGTCAATCCAGAGATAGTTATCTTAATAGTACGCAATCCACTGGCACGCTTCTTAAGCTTTCCGAGTATCTGATAGGAAAGCCTTTCTGCCATATCGTTTGCAGCCTTTTGTATTGCCTGGGATGTGCCTGTTACCGGATCTACATGTGCCTGCACCGCATTTGTTGTATAAGAGGCCAATGGTTCACCTGTATCTGCATTTATTGCCCGTGCTGTAAAACTCGCCTGATTTGATCTTATGCTCGTTCCCATCATCGGTCTTCCTGAATTTGCAGTGACCTTGCCTATTATCACTACATCTGCCTCGCCCATGGCAGCCAATCTCAAGGCAGTGTCATTGTTTATGTCGGCGTCAAGATTTTTAATATTATTTATACCTGCCAGGATAACCTTCCGATCTACAAGGTTAAACCCCTTTTGTAGAAATACCGATGTTAGGACATTTTCTGCAGTGCCTGAGCCGGAAGAACCCTCTTTACCCCACCAGTAAGTTGGTTTTCCTTCATTCCCTGTCTGCTCGGCAATCAAAAACATAATCCTTGGATTACCTGCCTTTTTAATTATCTGTCCTATCTCGTCAATATCTTTTTCTATCTTAACCTTTGACACTACAGCATTTATTTTTATTCTGTATGAATCTCCATCGACTTTTTCGTTTATTATATGGTATTTTTTTATATAACCAGTGCTCTTGGAATAGATTCTGTCATTTAGTATCTGGGCATTAACAACCATAGAGTCTGAATCTACCATGACACCTACTGCCTGCTCTACAGCCCTTCTAAAAGCATTATTAAGTGCGTTTTCCCTTGCCTGGTCTTTCTTTCCATCAAAAATAGTGGCATAGCCTTCTACTTCCACTAAATTTCCTGGATTGCCGTAGAGAGAATAAATGGGTATAAGAAGGAATATAATTGTCCATAAGCTTCTAAAAATTTTTTTGTTGTTCATAAATTAAAGTTATTAATCCCCATGGTTTCTGTCAATAGTTTTTATTTTACCATAGAATTATATAAAAAAATACAATTTTTATATAAGTATTTGGGGTCAGACATAAAAGCCTGACCCCAATAGATTCAACATTATCTTGTCCAAATAGAGCCGCCAAAACCGCCTGTTTTTTGTCTTGCCTCAATCCTGTTGTTTGAGATGACTTGTAGTAAAAGTGTCCCTGTGCCCATGATGCTGCCTTTGGGAACATCTGCCCACTCAAGTCGTAATTCATTACCGGTTAATGTACCATATGCCACATTTGACCACTGTGGGTTCGTAGGGGATGATTCTCCAAACCACCATATCCTGTTTCCTATCTGTCTTATATAATATCTACCTCCGTCATTGCAATTCCATGCGCCATGTATATTTATTGCCTGAGGTGTTGGAGGCGGAGGTGGTGGAGGGGTAGCAGGCAGCTTAACCACCCTTGTTGCCTTTGCGCCACCGGCAAATATAACCTCTACCAGGAAATTTTGATTTGGTTTGAACCAACCTGAATCATTGCAATAAAGGTCAAATACTGTATCTCCCCTAAAGACACCGAGTGTCCTCACGTGGGATGAGTTAATCTGTCTACCCTGTTGAAATACCCCTAATACCCAATATGAAGTATTTGCCGTATGCCATATCTGTCCACCTGCAGGTGCACCACTTTCATTGGCACTGTATACTGCTATTGATTGAATCTCTACACCATTAGGGGGATTTATTAGCCTTAAATTAAAGTGACCATCTTTTGTCCCATCAGGCGTGCCTCTTCCCCACTGCCCTACCTTGTCCTCTGTCATACCAATCCATGTGAATGATGCAATATTACCTGCCTGAGGCGGAGGTGGTGGAGGGGTAGCAGGCAGCTTAACCACCCTTGTTGCCTTTGCGCCACCGGCAAATATAACCTCTACCAGGAAATTTTGATTTGGTTTGAACCAACCTGAATCATTGCAATAAAGGTCAAATACTGTATCTCCCCTAAAGACACCGAGTGTCCTCACGTGGGATGAGTTAATCTGTCTACCCTGTTGAAATACCCCTAATACCCAATATGAAGTATTTGCCGTATGCCATATCTGTCCACCTGCAGGTGCACCACTTTCATTGGCACTGTATACTGCTATTGATTGAATCTCTACACCATTAGGGGGATTTATTAGCCTTAAATTAAAGTGACCATCTTTTGTCCCATCAGGCGTGCCTCTTCCCCACTGCCCTACCTTGTCCTCTGTCATACCAATCCATGTGAATGATGCAATATTACCTGCCTGAGGCGGAGGTGGTGGAGGGGTAGGGGCACCTATATATTGAAGACTCAGCATGTTTATCTTGCCTTCCCTTGATGACCACCCAGAACCTTCTGCGCCGATGGCGTGGATAATCTTTGGCCGAGGATTTAGATTCATCAGATTATATCGGAATGTATAAAACTGATTTTGAGGAACCTTTGTGCCGTGCCAGTTTTTACTATTTCCTGTAGGGTCTTTGTAATAAAATCCATGCCAGAACATCCTGTGGGTTTGGGGCTCGTCTGGCATTCTCGGGATTGAATTATGGACAACACCATT is a genomic window of Syntrophorhabdaceae bacterium containing:
- a CDS encoding flagellar assembly protein T N-terminal domain-containing protein, encoding MNNKKIFRSLWTIIFLLIPIYSLYGNPGNLVEVEGYATIFDGKKDQARENALNNAFRRAVEQAVGVMVDSDSMVVNAQILNDRIYSKSTGYIKKYHIINEKVDGDSYRIKINAVVSKVKIEKDIDEIGQIIKKAGNPRIMFLIAEQTGNEGKPTYWWGKEGSSGSGTAENVLTSVFLQKGFNLVDRKVILAGINNIKNLDADINNDTALRLAAMGEADVVIIGKVTANSGRPMMGTSIRSNQASFTARAINADTGEPLASYTTNAVQAHVDPVTGTSQAIQKAANDMAERLSYQILGKLKKRASGLRTIKITISGLTYKDIDAFMELLRESESLEEVNQRGFTSGILRLDADIITSTKDFADALNKKRFKKKSMEVTSYTSNAIELKVKTR